From Oreochromis niloticus isolate F11D_XX linkage group LG1, O_niloticus_UMD_NMBU, whole genome shotgun sequence, a single genomic window includes:
- the LOC100700844 gene encoding cellular retinoic acid-binding protein 1, whose product MQNFTGTWKMKSSENFDELLKALGVNAMLRKVAVAAASKPHVEIRQNGEHFYIKTSTTVRTTEINFCIGEEFNEETVDGRKCKSLATWETENKIYCKQTLLSGNGPKTFWSRELRGDELILIFGADDVICTRIYVRA is encoded by the exons ATGCAGAATTTCACAGGCACCTGGAAAATGAAAAGCAGCGAGAACTTCGATGAGCTTCTCAAAGCTTTGG GTGTAAATGCCATGCTGAGGAAGGTAGCCGTGGCAGCCGCATCCAAGCCCCATGTGGAGATAAGACAGAACGGAGAGCACTTCTACATCAAGACTTCAACCACAGTGCGCACCACGGAGATCAACTTCTGTATTGGCGAGGAGTTTAATGAGGAGACAGTGGATGGCAGAAAGTGTAAG AGTTTGGCCACTTGGGAAACGGAAAACAAGATTTACTGCAAACAGACTCTTCTGAGCGGGAACGGCCCGAAGACCTTCTGGAGCCGAGAACTCAGAGGGGATGAACTCATATTG ATCTTTGGAGCCGATGATGTGATCTGCACACGGATCTACGTACGTGCATAG